CGCCCGGCGGCTTCTCGTGGGGCCGGGATAGCTGCAGCAACCCGGCCGCGAACGACCTGAGCCCCTCCCCACCGGAGCAGGGGCGGGCGCGAGACCGCCATCGACCCCCCGGGCGCCGACCCGTCGCAACACCGTCGTGCGCAAGGTCCGCGGCTGTCCCTGTGAATGTCGCACGGCCCCAACCATCTACGCCAAACCCGCGGAGGCCTCAAGGGCCGACCTCTCCACTCGTTGCACTTCGCGGTATGCTTGCAAATCGAGGCCACGCTGCATTGAGGAAATGAAGCCCTTGAAACACATCGGTATTCGGACATGCAGGTCATCGTACAGCGTTGGCTGGAGACTGGCACGTCGGAGCGTAAGCCGGCGTTTCCCGTCTGGACTCATTGGTTCGGGTTATCCGAGCTGCGAGTGATACGGGGCCAAGCGGTGGAGCGGTTCGATGTCGTCATAGTCGGAGCGGGTCTCTCGGGCATCGGCACCGCCTGCCACCTCATGCGGAATTGCCCCACCAAGAGCTTCGTCATCCTGGAGGGTCGCCAAGCTGTCGGCGGCACCTGGGATCTGTTCCGTTACCCCGGAGTCCGTTCCGACAGCGACATGCATACGCTGGGGTACGCCTTCAAACCCTGGAATGAGGCCAAGGCCATCGCGGATGGTTCGACAATTCTCAAGTACGTCAACGAGACGGCCGATGAGCACGGGATCCGCGACCACGTGCGCTTCGGACACCGGGTCACGAACGCGGCCTGGTCAAGCGAGGACGCCACCTGGACCGTAGAGGCTGAAACCGACGGCCGTGCAGTGCAGATCGCGTGCAGCATGCTCTTGCTGTGCGGCGGCTACTACAACTACGAACACCCGCACCGGCCGGTCTGGGACGGTGAGGAGGACTTCAGGGGCACCGTGGTGCACCCGCAGTTCTGGCCGGAGGACCTGGACCACCGGGACAAGGAAGTCGCGGTGATCGGGTCGGGGGCGACGGCCATGACGCTGGTGCCGGCAATGGCGATGAGCGGCGCGCGTCACGTCGTCATGGTGCAGCGCTCACCCACGTACGTTCTGTCCTGGCCCAGCCAGGACAGGATCGCCAATTTCCTACGCCGTTTCCTGCCCAACCGATGGGCGTATGCCATTATTCGCTGGAAGAACGTGAAGCGTGTCCACGCTTTCTACCGCCTTACGCGCACGCAACCGAGGCGGGTAAAAGCCAAGCTGCTCGAGATGGTGCGCGGAGCTCTCGGACCGGACTACGACATCGACAAGCACTTCACGCCGCGCTACGACCCGTGGGACCAGCGGCTGTGCCTCATCCCGGACGCCGATCTGTTCAAGGTCCTCCGACGCGGCACGGCCAGCATCAGGACGGAAATGATCGACCGGTTCACGAGAGACGGTCTGCAGCTTGCAGGCGGCGACGTGGTTCGAGCCGACATCATCGTGATTGCCACTGGCCTCCGTCTGCAGGTGCTGAACGGCGTGTCCCTGAGCGTCGACGGAAGAACGGTCAACCCGCCTGATCACTGGTACTACAAGGGCATGATGTTCTCTGACGTGCCAAACCTGATCCTCACCTTTGGCTACATCAATGCGAGCTGGACGTTGCGCGCCGACTTGACCGCGGAATACGCGTGCCGGTTGATCAACGAGCTCGAAAGGACTGGCAACCATCAGGCGACGCCGCGCCTCTCGGAACATGCACGGCAGACGATGCCCGCAAGACCGTGGATCGATGGTTTTTCGTCAGGGTACTTCCAGCGGGACATGCACCGGTTTCCCAAGCAGGGAGATCAGGACCCGTGGCGCAATACGCAGGACTACCTCGAAGACCGGCGCGTCGTGAAACGGGCGGCCATTGCGGACGGCGTGCTGGAACTCTCCAGCCCTGAAGGCATGTCGGACGCACCTGCCGGCACACGCGCCCGTGTTGCCCGCGCCGCCTGATGGCGCGTTGCGCGGCAATCCCGGCGCCATCGTGATTGGCTACGGTCTGCTGCAGCCCGGGAGGGATTTCCGTCGCGTTGCCAAGCCGCTGGCCGGGGTGCTGGCCGCGGGTCCAGAACGTCCGCGCCGGTTCGACCCGGCGGACATGTGTCGCTGGTGAGGTTCCCCGGATAGCTCCCGGCGGTCGAACGCCGGTTCGGGACAGGGTCACACGGCGTGCCGGAAGGGGTCGCAGCCGCCTCTCGATTGATGACAGCAGGAGAACACGCCGATGCCGGTCATTCGCGTCGAAGTTCCGGCCGGCACGCCTGCCGGCACGCAGCAGGCCATCCGGGTCGCGGTCAAGGCCGCGGTGCTCAAGACCCTGGCGCCCAAGGAGACCAAGTACGACTATGTCGCGGTTCGCGAGGTGGTCGGCGAGATCGGCGACGGCGTTCCGCTGGTGGAGATCGACCTGCGACCGGGCCGCGAACCGGAGCGCAAGAAGGCGCTGGTCGATGCCATCGCCGACATCCTGCACGACACGATGGGCGTCGCAGCTGCCGACATCTACGTCCT
The sequence above is a segment of the Rhodospirillales bacterium genome. Coding sequences within it:
- a CDS encoding tautomerase family protein, which encodes MPVIRVEVPAGTPAGTQQAIRVAVKAAVLKTLAPKETKYDYVAVREVVGEIGDGVPLVEIDLRPGREPERKKALVDAIADILHDTMGVAAADIYVLFRENPAENHYCGGEPLAAWVPADT
- a CDS encoding NAD(P)/FAD-dependent oxidoreductase, whose product is MQVIVQRWLETGTSERKPAFPVWTHWFGLSELRVIRGQAVERFDVVIVGAGLSGIGTACHLMRNCPTKSFVILEGRQAVGGTWDLFRYPGVRSDSDMHTLGYAFKPWNEAKAIADGSTILKYVNETADEHGIRDHVRFGHRVTNAAWSSEDATWTVEAETDGRAVQIACSMLLLCGGYYNYEHPHRPVWDGEEDFRGTVVHPQFWPEDLDHRDKEVAVIGSGATAMTLVPAMAMSGARHVVMVQRSPTYVLSWPSQDRIANFLRRFLPNRWAYAIIRWKNVKRVHAFYRLTRTQPRRVKAKLLEMVRGALGPDYDIDKHFTPRYDPWDQRLCLIPDADLFKVLRRGTASIRTEMIDRFTRDGLQLAGGDVVRADIIVIATGLRLQVLNGVSLSVDGRTVNPPDHWYYKGMMFSDVPNLILTFGYINASWTLRADLTAEYACRLINELERTGNHQATPRLSEHARQTMPARPWIDGFSSGYFQRDMHRFPKQGDQDPWRNTQDYLEDRRVVKRAAIADGVLELSSPEGMSDAPAGTRARVARAA